Proteins encoded in a region of the Carassius gibelio isolate Cgi1373 ecotype wild population from Czech Republic chromosome B5, carGib1.2-hapl.c, whole genome shotgun sequence genome:
- the LOC127958047 gene encoding embigin-like isoform X1, protein MHRPSRTQHSCCQRSLFSMAGVRQLILLLLYCEGMNTETTPSPQSDPLITTRKAVSKGQNQVIIEQLEILTPQYIELLCNLTDIPNNPPYITGYWTKDGQEIENSEETVNRNNEQYILKKTFNILARDLGNYSCIFRENQAQVTFVLDVPVIKDKRDKPVVSYTGDSVVLDCKLKHTPNTWIWYKANNTGKELINVTANPLKYKIFIYGNKTKLTVLNLTEEDSGKYICSAEFDIKPSESYVELKVLSYTEPLKPFIAIVVEVIVLVTLILLWEKCNKPQNDNISAGENEPCSEQISKLTRDESNGVEKNTARQRKLEH, encoded by the exons ATGCATCGCCCCAGCCGCACACAGCACAGCTGCTGCCAAAGATCGCTCTTCTCCATGGCTGGTGTCAGACAGCTCATCTTACTTCTTCTCTACTGTGAGGGGATGAACACTG aaacaACCCCTTCCCCTCAGTCTGATCCTTTAATTACAACACGAAAAGCTGTATCCAAAG GTCAAAATCAAGTCATTATTGAACAGCTGGAAATCCTGACACCCCAGTATATAGAGCTTTTATGTAACCTAACTGATATACCAAATAACCCTCCGTACATTACTGGCTATTGGACTAAAGATGGACAAGAAATAGAAAACTCTGAAGAAACTGTAAATAGAAACAATGAACAGTATATCCTTAAAAAGAC TTTCAATATACTGGCCAGAGACCTGGGAAACTATTCCTGCATCTTCAGAGAAAATCAGGCACAAGTCACATTTGTTTTAGATG TTCCTGTAATAAAAGACAAAAGAGACAAGCCGGTAGTGAGTTACACTGGAGATTCAGTTGTACTGGATTGTAAACTCAAACACACACCAAACACCTGGATCTGGTACAAGGCAAACAATACTGGAAAG GAGCTCATCAATGTTACTGCAAACCCTCTGAAGTACAAGATCTTTATTTATGGGAATAAAACAAAACTGACCGTACTGAATCTGACTGAAGAGGATTCTGGGAAGTACATATGCAGCGCTGAGTTTGATATCAAACCCAGTGAGTCTTACGTCGAGCTGAAGGTCTTGTCGTATACTGAGCCTCTCAAGCCCTTCATTGCTATAGTGGTTGAAGTCATTGTCCTCGTCACACTGATTTTGCTCTGGGAAAAATGCAACAAGCCGCAAAATGACAACATttctgcaggag AGAATGAGCCCTGCTCTGAACAAATCAGCAAACT CACTCGTGATGAAAGCAATGGAGTGGAGAAAAACACAGCAAGACAAAGAAAACTGGAGCACtga
- the LOC127958044 gene encoding mucosa-associated lymphoid tissue lymphoma translocation protein 1 isoform X2, with translation MSDLNDSLNINFLKESVLKRLCESLDKANNKGWRKLGEIVKSEKRFKVSLDDMDMCSLKALEADGSPSRSLLKLIGDQGCMVGELVEFLQIMGHTDALQCLKSPGIQIIVQPQSVAVIAGHNLRLSCYAVGASHVQFKWFKKTEEVHNSSSPDLVFSPVRLKDAGFYICRVNCGNAYEFSHWAQVDVLDVPPRYGLVSLASEGRPRVLIQPQAQRLLVGDLLYLECGAIGRPLPQYQWYRNGVPIKKATKRKYTVKNLLPEHQGRYRCEIFCSNERTWSNEVDVVVLDDFLIIEREYSLEKPYATDKVALLIGNLTYRNHPQLKAPMVDVYDLTNLLRQLNFKVVSLLDLTESEMRNAVEEFLSLLHKGVYGLLYYAGHGYENFGNSFMVPVDAPNPYRSGNCLCVQSILKLMQEKETGLNVFLLDMCRKRNLHDDATPNVVLQVTANIVFGYATCQDAEAFELSSSGFTNGVFIKFLKERLLEDEKITVLLDRVAEDMGQFDPTKGKQALEIRSSLSERRSLTDAIRPGDYSDAAEAHNLLWAKANELPQSKILDFECGVQIKMDFAAEFSNVLVIYTSIVKKPEEMLSCQAHITNLPLDLDVDPKLMNKETLEETGSFLLSGSLPQHCLYTRLSSLQKLKEELAFTVCLQVLFNSLDDLVQWNMDVNVGKPLTAKLDLNRPTRKNSCQLTCPMPHSPSTSPSHSPASDRRFHSQGPCFPQQHNNPYLNVCEPLHGAVGGYGDFRLYVDHTHQYENMPCSPYLNPPSIPIETTDDIDDMQNEFMNSLQLYNHP, from the exons ATGTCGGATTTGAATGACTCTTTGAACATAAACTTCTTGAAAGAGTCTGTATTGAAGAGGCTCTGTGAGTCCCTTGACAAGGCCAACAATAAGGGATGGCGAAAACTGGGGGAGATTGTGAAAAGTGAGAAGCGATTCAAAGTGAG TCTGGATGATATGGACATGTGTTCCCTGAAGGCTTTGGAGGCGGACGGAAGTCCTTCCCGCAGTCTGCTCAAACTCATTGGAGATCAGGGATGTATGGTGGGTGAACTGGTGGAGTTTCTACAGATCATGGGTCATACGGATGCCCTGCAGTGTCTGAAATCTCCAG GAATTCAAATCATCGTCCAGCCGCAGTCGGTGGCTGTCATTGCTGGACACAACCTTCGTCTCAGTTGTTATGCGGTTGGTGCTTCACATGTGCAATTCAAGTGGTTTAAGAAAACGGAAGAG GTACATAACAGCTCCTCCCCAGACCTGGTGTTCAGTCCAGTCCGGCTCAAAGATGCAGGGTTTTACATCTGTCGAGTGAACTGTGGAAACGCGTATGAGTTCAGTCACTGGGCCCAAGTAGATGTCCTCGATGTTCCACCAAGATATG GATTAGTGTCTCTGGCTTCAGAGGGCAGGCCAAGGGTGCTGATCCAGCCTCAAGCCCAAAGGCTGCTGGTGGGAGATTTACTCTATCTGGAGTGTGGAGCTATTGGAAGACCCCTACCACAATATCAATGGTACAGAAACGGAGTGCCGATCAAAAAAGCCACTAAGAGGAAGTACACT GTCAAGAATTTGTTGCCAGAGCACCAGGGAAGATATCGCTGTGAGATCTTCTGCAGTAATGAACGAACGTGGAGCAATGAAGTGGATGTTGTTGTTCTAG ATGATTTTTTGATTATTGAAAGGG AATACAGTCTTGAGAAACCTTATG CTACAGACAAAGTGGCTCTTCTGATTGGTAACCTCACATATCGAAACCACCCGCAGCTGAAAGCACCCATGGTTGACGTGTACGACCTCACCAATCTGCTGCGGCAGCTCAACTTTAAAGTGGTGTCTCTGCTGGATCTAACCGAGTCAGAGATGAGGAACGCTGTGGAGGAGTTCTTGTCCCTGCTTCATAAGGGAGTGTATG GTTTGTTGTATTATGCTGGACATGGTTATGAGAACTTTGGGAACAGCTTTATGGTACCTGTTGATGCCCCAAATCCGTACCGTTCAGGCAACTGTCTCTGCGTTCAGAGCATTCTGAAGCTGATGCAGGAGAAGGAGACTGGACTCAATGTCTTCCTCCTCGACATGTGCAGGAAAAG AAATTTACATGACGATGCCACGCCAAATGTTGTGCTCCAAGTTACAGCCAATATTGTGTTTGGATATGCCAC TTGCCAAGATGCTGAGGCTTTTGAACTGAGCTCAAGTGGATTCACCAATGGAGTCTTTATTAAATTCCTGAAGGAGCGCCTCCTAGAGGATGAGAAGATAACTGTTTTGCTAGACAGAGTGGCTGAAG ATATGGGTCAGTTTGACCCCACAAAGGGTAAGCAGGCTCTAGAGATCCGCAGCAGCCTGTCAGAGAGACGGTCCCTCACCGATGCCATCCGCCCCGGGGACTACTCCGATGCCGCCGAGGCACATAATCTGCTCTGGGCTAAAGCTAATG AACTGCCGCAGAGTAAAATTCTGGACTTTGAATGTGGAGTTCAGATAAAAATGGACTTTGCTGCTGAGTTTTCCAATGTGCTGGTCATCTACACCAGCATTGTGAAAAAGCCAGAAGAGATGCTGTCTTGTCAGGCACACATAACTAACCTCCCTTTG GACCTGGATGTGGACCCTAAGCTGATGAACAAAGAAACTCTGGAGGAAACAGGAAGCTTCCTACTTTCAGGGAGTCTTCCTCAGCACTGCCTCTATACCAGACTCAGCTCACTGCAGAAACTCAAG GAGGAACTAGCCTTCACTGTCTGCCTACAAGTCCTGTTTAACTCCCTAGACGACCTGGTCCAGTGGAACATGGATGTTAACGTCGGAAAGCCCCTCACTGCCAAACTGGATCTCAACCGTCCCACCAGGAAGAACAGCTGTCAGCTGACGTGTCCCATGCCGCACAGCCCCTCGACCAGCCCCAGCCACAGCCCTGCATCTGACCGCCGCTTCCACAGCCAGGGCCCATGCTTCCCCCAGCAGCACAACAACCCCTACCTCAACGTCTGCGAGCCCCTCCACGGAGCTGTAGGGGGCTATGGGGACTTTCGATTGTACGTTGACCATACACATCAATATGAGAATATGCCATGCTCGCCCTACCTGAACCCACCAAGTATTCCCATTGAGACCACTGATGACATTGACGACATGCAGAATGAGTTCATGAATAGTTTGCAACTCTATAACCATCCCTGA
- the LOC127957170 gene encoding prolactin receptor, giving the protein MWRDAEQALTLMWLLSWTSHSVCHSPPGRPRLTRCRSPEKETFTCWWEPGSTGGLATSYQLYYRKESSLEVFECPDYHKAGNNSCYFDKQHTSIWIIYNITVVASNALGKAYSESVEVDVMDIVQPHPLEAVNVTFVQTTNSPYFLVQWQPPHDADTRSGWVTIKYEVRLKIENSGDKEDSSWESYSAGKQLEFSIYSPQPGASYVVQVRCKLDHGLWSEWSPSAFIQVPDNMPDTQNAVMIIAVTLTVIIFLLTAGALTVKMKPMKHFLLPPVPEPKINGLDTQLLKSGKSEEIFSALITPGYPQIVQSSDRQVEYLVVSNYDEEMDFDGKAPLEDQKGENRPTDTAQKVSQNSIKISLNSSQDLNTTLSKNDHSGTVSNELSVLGEPQQLLHLKCNGSPVKAQDQNTQMSSSSNCEHVSINTAGLTEYVEVDEDQKPLVREDYSMVSDVISDNILVLQDSIPVEGHKEVKCDKTSAPLGYLETLTTFSSES; this is encoded by the exons ATGTGGAGAGATGCAGAGCAGGCCCTGACTCTGATGTGGCTCCTCTCTTGGACCTCACACAGCGTGT GTCATTCTCCTCCGGGGAGGCCCAGACTAACAAGATGTCGTTCACCTGAGAAAGAGACTTTCACTTGCTGGTGGGAGCCTGGATCAACAGGTGGACTGGCCACCAGCTACCAGCTTTATTACAGGAAAGAGAG TTCTTTGGAAGTCTTTGAATGTCCGGATTATCATAAGGCGGGAAACAATTCCTGTTATTTTGATAAGCAACACACGTCTATTTGGATCATATACAACATCACAGTGGTGGCCTCCAATGCACTGGGAAAAGCCTATTCGGAATCTGTAGAAGTTGATGTTATGGATATCG TGCAGCCTCATCCTTTAGAGGCTGTAAATGTGACTTTCGTGCAGACCACGAACAGCCCCTATTTCCTGGTGCAGTGGCAGCCTCCGCATGACGCAGACACACGTTCAGGGTGGGTAACAATCAAATATGAAGTTCGCCTAAAAATTGAGAACAGCGGAGACAAGGAGGACAGCAGCTGGGAG TCATATAGTGCTGGAAAACAATTGGAGTTTAGCATCTACAGTCCGCAGCCTGGAGCAAGTTACGTTGTGCAAGTGCGCTGTAAACTAGACCACGGCCTCTGGAGTGAATGGAGCCCCTCCGCATTCATCCAGGTTCCAGACA ATATGCCTGACACACAGAATGCCGTTATGATTATCGCCGTCACGCTTACTGTCATCATTTTCCTGTTGACTGCAGGAGCGCTGACAGTCAAGATGAAACC GATGAAGCATTTTTTACTGCCACCAGTTCCAGAACCGAAAATTAATGGCTTAGACACTCAGCTCCTTAAG aGTGGGAAGTCTGAGGAGATCTTCAGTGCTCTGATCACTCCAGGATATCCTCAGATAGTCCAGAGTTCAGACCGTCAGGTGGAGTATCTTGTGGTCTCCAACTATGATGAGGAAATGGATTTTGATGGCAAAGCTCCTCTTGAGGACCAAAAGGGAGAAAATCGTCCCACAGATACTGCACAAAAGGTCTCTCAGAACAGCATCAAGATCTCACTGAACAGCAGTCAGGATCTAAATACAACACTGAGCAAAAATGACCACTCTGGGACCGTTTCCAATGAGCTAAGTGTCCTTGGAGAACCTCAACAACTACTTCACCTTAAGTGCAATGGCTCACCAGTAAAAGCCCAGGACCAAAACACTCAGATGAGCTCCAGTAGTAATTGTGAGCACGTCAGCATCAACACTGCTGGACTTACGGAGTACGTCGAGGTTGATGAAGACCAGAAACCTCTGGTCAGGGAGGACTACAGTATGGTCAGTGACGTTATCAGTGATAACATCCTTGTACTACAAGACAGCATCCCTGTAGAGGGACACAAAGAGGTCAAATGTGACAAAACATCTGCACCTCTGGGATACTTGGAAACCCTGACAACATTTTCAAGTGAATCTTGA
- the LOC127958047 gene encoding embigin-like isoform X2, giving the protein MHRPSRTQHSCCQRSLFSMAGVRQLILLLLYCEGMNTGQNQVIIEQLEILTPQYIELLCNLTDIPNNPPYITGYWTKDGQEIENSEETVNRNNEQYILKKTFNILARDLGNYSCIFRENQAQVTFVLDVPVIKDKRDKPVVSYTGDSVVLDCKLKHTPNTWIWYKANNTGKELINVTANPLKYKIFIYGNKTKLTVLNLTEEDSGKYICSAEFDIKPSESYVELKVLSYTEPLKPFIAIVVEVIVLVTLILLWEKCNKPQNDNISAGENEPCSEQISKLTRDESNGVEKNTARQRKLEH; this is encoded by the exons ATGCATCGCCCCAGCCGCACACAGCACAGCTGCTGCCAAAGATCGCTCTTCTCCATGGCTGGTGTCAGACAGCTCATCTTACTTCTTCTCTACTGTGAGGGGATGAACACTG GTCAAAATCAAGTCATTATTGAACAGCTGGAAATCCTGACACCCCAGTATATAGAGCTTTTATGTAACCTAACTGATATACCAAATAACCCTCCGTACATTACTGGCTATTGGACTAAAGATGGACAAGAAATAGAAAACTCTGAAGAAACTGTAAATAGAAACAATGAACAGTATATCCTTAAAAAGAC TTTCAATATACTGGCCAGAGACCTGGGAAACTATTCCTGCATCTTCAGAGAAAATCAGGCACAAGTCACATTTGTTTTAGATG TTCCTGTAATAAAAGACAAAAGAGACAAGCCGGTAGTGAGTTACACTGGAGATTCAGTTGTACTGGATTGTAAACTCAAACACACACCAAACACCTGGATCTGGTACAAGGCAAACAATACTGGAAAG GAGCTCATCAATGTTACTGCAAACCCTCTGAAGTACAAGATCTTTATTTATGGGAATAAAACAAAACTGACCGTACTGAATCTGACTGAAGAGGATTCTGGGAAGTACATATGCAGCGCTGAGTTTGATATCAAACCCAGTGAGTCTTACGTCGAGCTGAAGGTCTTGTCGTATACTGAGCCTCTCAAGCCCTTCATTGCTATAGTGGTTGAAGTCATTGTCCTCGTCACACTGATTTTGCTCTGGGAAAAATGCAACAAGCCGCAAAATGACAACATttctgcaggag AGAATGAGCCCTGCTCTGAACAAATCAGCAAACT CACTCGTGATGAAAGCAATGGAGTGGAGAAAAACACAGCAAGACAAAGAAAACTGGAGCACtga
- the LOC127958044 gene encoding mucosa-associated lymphoid tissue lymphoma translocation protein 1 isoform X3, producing MDMCSLKALEADGSPSRSLLKLIGDQGCMVGELVEFLQIMGHTDALQCLKSPGIQIIVQPQSVAVIAGHNLRLSCYAVGASHVQFKWFKKTEEVHNSSSPDLVFSPVRLKDAGFYICRVNCGNAYEFSHWAQVDVLDVPPRYGLVSLASEGRPRVLIQPQAQRLLVGDLLYLECGAIGRPLPQYQWYRNGVPIKKATKRKYTVKNLLPEHQGRYRCEIFCSNERTWSNEVDVVVLENPCHSEMKDPRISHEISGAMECSEDDFLIIEREYSLEKPYATDKVALLIGNLTYRNHPQLKAPMVDVYDLTNLLRQLNFKVVSLLDLTESEMRNAVEEFLSLLHKGVYGLLYYAGHGYENFGNSFMVPVDAPNPYRSGNCLCVQSILKLMQEKETGLNVFLLDMCRKRNLHDDATPNVVLQVTANIVFGYATCQDAEAFELSSSGFTNGVFIKFLKERLLEDEKITVLLDRVAEDMGQFDPTKGKQALEIRSSLSERRSLTDAIRPGDYSDAAEAHNLLWAKANELPQSKILDFECGVQIKMDFAAEFSNVLVIYTSIVKKPEEMLSCQAHITNLPLDLDVDPKLMNKETLEETGSFLLSGSLPQHCLYTRLSSLQKLKEELAFTVCLQVLFNSLDDLVQWNMDVNVGKPLTAKLDLNRPTRKNSCQLTCPMPHSPSTSPSHSPASDRRFHSQGPCFPQQHNNPYLNVCEPLHGAVGGYGDFRLYVDHTHQYENMPCSPYLNPPSIPIETTDDIDDMQNEFMNSLQLYNHP from the exons ATGGACATGTGTTCCCTGAAGGCTTTGGAGGCGGACGGAAGTCCTTCCCGCAGTCTGCTCAAACTCATTGGAGATCAGGGATGTATGGTGGGTGAACTGGTGGAGTTTCTACAGATCATGGGTCATACGGATGCCCTGCAGTGTCTGAAATCTCCAG GAATTCAAATCATCGTCCAGCCGCAGTCGGTGGCTGTCATTGCTGGACACAACCTTCGTCTCAGTTGTTATGCGGTTGGTGCTTCACATGTGCAATTCAAGTGGTTTAAGAAAACGGAAGAG GTACATAACAGCTCCTCCCCAGACCTGGTGTTCAGTCCAGTCCGGCTCAAAGATGCAGGGTTTTACATCTGTCGAGTGAACTGTGGAAACGCGTATGAGTTCAGTCACTGGGCCCAAGTAGATGTCCTCGATGTTCCACCAAGATATG GATTAGTGTCTCTGGCTTCAGAGGGCAGGCCAAGGGTGCTGATCCAGCCTCAAGCCCAAAGGCTGCTGGTGGGAGATTTACTCTATCTGGAGTGTGGAGCTATTGGAAGACCCCTACCACAATATCAATGGTACAGAAACGGAGTGCCGATCAAAAAAGCCACTAAGAGGAAGTACACT GTCAAGAATTTGTTGCCAGAGCACCAGGGAAGATATCGCTGTGAGATCTTCTGCAGTAATGAACGAACGTGGAGCAATGAAGTGGATGTTGTTGTTCTAG AAAATCCTTGCCATTCTGAAATGAAAGATCCAAGAATATCTCATGAAATTTCAGGAGCAATGGAGTGCTCTGAAG ATGATTTTTTGATTATTGAAAGGG AATACAGTCTTGAGAAACCTTATG CTACAGACAAAGTGGCTCTTCTGATTGGTAACCTCACATATCGAAACCACCCGCAGCTGAAAGCACCCATGGTTGACGTGTACGACCTCACCAATCTGCTGCGGCAGCTCAACTTTAAAGTGGTGTCTCTGCTGGATCTAACCGAGTCAGAGATGAGGAACGCTGTGGAGGAGTTCTTGTCCCTGCTTCATAAGGGAGTGTATG GTTTGTTGTATTATGCTGGACATGGTTATGAGAACTTTGGGAACAGCTTTATGGTACCTGTTGATGCCCCAAATCCGTACCGTTCAGGCAACTGTCTCTGCGTTCAGAGCATTCTGAAGCTGATGCAGGAGAAGGAGACTGGACTCAATGTCTTCCTCCTCGACATGTGCAGGAAAAG AAATTTACATGACGATGCCACGCCAAATGTTGTGCTCCAAGTTACAGCCAATATTGTGTTTGGATATGCCAC TTGCCAAGATGCTGAGGCTTTTGAACTGAGCTCAAGTGGATTCACCAATGGAGTCTTTATTAAATTCCTGAAGGAGCGCCTCCTAGAGGATGAGAAGATAACTGTTTTGCTAGACAGAGTGGCTGAAG ATATGGGTCAGTTTGACCCCACAAAGGGTAAGCAGGCTCTAGAGATCCGCAGCAGCCTGTCAGAGAGACGGTCCCTCACCGATGCCATCCGCCCCGGGGACTACTCCGATGCCGCCGAGGCACATAATCTGCTCTGGGCTAAAGCTAATG AACTGCCGCAGAGTAAAATTCTGGACTTTGAATGTGGAGTTCAGATAAAAATGGACTTTGCTGCTGAGTTTTCCAATGTGCTGGTCATCTACACCAGCATTGTGAAAAAGCCAGAAGAGATGCTGTCTTGTCAGGCACACATAACTAACCTCCCTTTG GACCTGGATGTGGACCCTAAGCTGATGAACAAAGAAACTCTGGAGGAAACAGGAAGCTTCCTACTTTCAGGGAGTCTTCCTCAGCACTGCCTCTATACCAGACTCAGCTCACTGCAGAAACTCAAG GAGGAACTAGCCTTCACTGTCTGCCTACAAGTCCTGTTTAACTCCCTAGACGACCTGGTCCAGTGGAACATGGATGTTAACGTCGGAAAGCCCCTCACTGCCAAACTGGATCTCAACCGTCCCACCAGGAAGAACAGCTGTCAGCTGACGTGTCCCATGCCGCACAGCCCCTCGACCAGCCCCAGCCACAGCCCTGCATCTGACCGCCGCTTCCACAGCCAGGGCCCATGCTTCCCCCAGCAGCACAACAACCCCTACCTCAACGTCTGCGAGCCCCTCCACGGAGCTGTAGGGGGCTATGGGGACTTTCGATTGTACGTTGACCATACACATCAATATGAGAATATGCCATGCTCGCCCTACCTGAACCCACCAAGTATTCCCATTGAGACCACTGATGACATTGACGACATGCAGAATGAGTTCATGAATAGTTTGCAACTCTATAACCATCCCTGA
- the LOC127958044 gene encoding mucosa-associated lymphoid tissue lymphoma translocation protein 1 isoform X1 yields the protein MSDLNDSLNINFLKESVLKRLCESLDKANNKGWRKLGEIVKSEKRFKVSLDDMDMCSLKALEADGSPSRSLLKLIGDQGCMVGELVEFLQIMGHTDALQCLKSPGIQIIVQPQSVAVIAGHNLRLSCYAVGASHVQFKWFKKTEEVHNSSSPDLVFSPVRLKDAGFYICRVNCGNAYEFSHWAQVDVLDVPPRYGLVSLASEGRPRVLIQPQAQRLLVGDLLYLECGAIGRPLPQYQWYRNGVPIKKATKRKYTVKNLLPEHQGRYRCEIFCSNERTWSNEVDVVVLENPCHSEMKDPRISHEISGAMECSEDDFLIIEREYSLEKPYATDKVALLIGNLTYRNHPQLKAPMVDVYDLTNLLRQLNFKVVSLLDLTESEMRNAVEEFLSLLHKGVYGLLYYAGHGYENFGNSFMVPVDAPNPYRSGNCLCVQSILKLMQEKETGLNVFLLDMCRKRNLHDDATPNVVLQVTANIVFGYATCQDAEAFELSSSGFTNGVFIKFLKERLLEDEKITVLLDRVAEDMGQFDPTKGKQALEIRSSLSERRSLTDAIRPGDYSDAAEAHNLLWAKANELPQSKILDFECGVQIKMDFAAEFSNVLVIYTSIVKKPEEMLSCQAHITNLPLDLDVDPKLMNKETLEETGSFLLSGSLPQHCLYTRLSSLQKLKEELAFTVCLQVLFNSLDDLVQWNMDVNVGKPLTAKLDLNRPTRKNSCQLTCPMPHSPSTSPSHSPASDRRFHSQGPCFPQQHNNPYLNVCEPLHGAVGGYGDFRLYVDHTHQYENMPCSPYLNPPSIPIETTDDIDDMQNEFMNSLQLYNHP from the exons ATGTCGGATTTGAATGACTCTTTGAACATAAACTTCTTGAAAGAGTCTGTATTGAAGAGGCTCTGTGAGTCCCTTGACAAGGCCAACAATAAGGGATGGCGAAAACTGGGGGAGATTGTGAAAAGTGAGAAGCGATTCAAAGTGAG TCTGGATGATATGGACATGTGTTCCCTGAAGGCTTTGGAGGCGGACGGAAGTCCTTCCCGCAGTCTGCTCAAACTCATTGGAGATCAGGGATGTATGGTGGGTGAACTGGTGGAGTTTCTACAGATCATGGGTCATACGGATGCCCTGCAGTGTCTGAAATCTCCAG GAATTCAAATCATCGTCCAGCCGCAGTCGGTGGCTGTCATTGCTGGACACAACCTTCGTCTCAGTTGTTATGCGGTTGGTGCTTCACATGTGCAATTCAAGTGGTTTAAGAAAACGGAAGAG GTACATAACAGCTCCTCCCCAGACCTGGTGTTCAGTCCAGTCCGGCTCAAAGATGCAGGGTTTTACATCTGTCGAGTGAACTGTGGAAACGCGTATGAGTTCAGTCACTGGGCCCAAGTAGATGTCCTCGATGTTCCACCAAGATATG GATTAGTGTCTCTGGCTTCAGAGGGCAGGCCAAGGGTGCTGATCCAGCCTCAAGCCCAAAGGCTGCTGGTGGGAGATTTACTCTATCTGGAGTGTGGAGCTATTGGAAGACCCCTACCACAATATCAATGGTACAGAAACGGAGTGCCGATCAAAAAAGCCACTAAGAGGAAGTACACT GTCAAGAATTTGTTGCCAGAGCACCAGGGAAGATATCGCTGTGAGATCTTCTGCAGTAATGAACGAACGTGGAGCAATGAAGTGGATGTTGTTGTTCTAG AAAATCCTTGCCATTCTGAAATGAAAGATCCAAGAATATCTCATGAAATTTCAGGAGCAATGGAGTGCTCTGAAG ATGATTTTTTGATTATTGAAAGGG AATACAGTCTTGAGAAACCTTATG CTACAGACAAAGTGGCTCTTCTGATTGGTAACCTCACATATCGAAACCACCCGCAGCTGAAAGCACCCATGGTTGACGTGTACGACCTCACCAATCTGCTGCGGCAGCTCAACTTTAAAGTGGTGTCTCTGCTGGATCTAACCGAGTCAGAGATGAGGAACGCTGTGGAGGAGTTCTTGTCCCTGCTTCATAAGGGAGTGTATG GTTTGTTGTATTATGCTGGACATGGTTATGAGAACTTTGGGAACAGCTTTATGGTACCTGTTGATGCCCCAAATCCGTACCGTTCAGGCAACTGTCTCTGCGTTCAGAGCATTCTGAAGCTGATGCAGGAGAAGGAGACTGGACTCAATGTCTTCCTCCTCGACATGTGCAGGAAAAG AAATTTACATGACGATGCCACGCCAAATGTTGTGCTCCAAGTTACAGCCAATATTGTGTTTGGATATGCCAC TTGCCAAGATGCTGAGGCTTTTGAACTGAGCTCAAGTGGATTCACCAATGGAGTCTTTATTAAATTCCTGAAGGAGCGCCTCCTAGAGGATGAGAAGATAACTGTTTTGCTAGACAGAGTGGCTGAAG ATATGGGTCAGTTTGACCCCACAAAGGGTAAGCAGGCTCTAGAGATCCGCAGCAGCCTGTCAGAGAGACGGTCCCTCACCGATGCCATCCGCCCCGGGGACTACTCCGATGCCGCCGAGGCACATAATCTGCTCTGGGCTAAAGCTAATG AACTGCCGCAGAGTAAAATTCTGGACTTTGAATGTGGAGTTCAGATAAAAATGGACTTTGCTGCTGAGTTTTCCAATGTGCTGGTCATCTACACCAGCATTGTGAAAAAGCCAGAAGAGATGCTGTCTTGTCAGGCACACATAACTAACCTCCCTTTG GACCTGGATGTGGACCCTAAGCTGATGAACAAAGAAACTCTGGAGGAAACAGGAAGCTTCCTACTTTCAGGGAGTCTTCCTCAGCACTGCCTCTATACCAGACTCAGCTCACTGCAGAAACTCAAG GAGGAACTAGCCTTCACTGTCTGCCTACAAGTCCTGTTTAACTCCCTAGACGACCTGGTCCAGTGGAACATGGATGTTAACGTCGGAAAGCCCCTCACTGCCAAACTGGATCTCAACCGTCCCACCAGGAAGAACAGCTGTCAGCTGACGTGTCCCATGCCGCACAGCCCCTCGACCAGCCCCAGCCACAGCCCTGCATCTGACCGCCGCTTCCACAGCCAGGGCCCATGCTTCCCCCAGCAGCACAACAACCCCTACCTCAACGTCTGCGAGCCCCTCCACGGAGCTGTAGGGGGCTATGGGGACTTTCGATTGTACGTTGACCATACACATCAATATGAGAATATGCCATGCTCGCCCTACCTGAACCCACCAAGTATTCCCATTGAGACCACTGATGACATTGACGACATGCAGAATGAGTTCATGAATAGTTTGCAACTCTATAACCATCCCTGA